Proteins from one Haloarchaeobius litoreus genomic window:
- a CDS encoding dihydrolipoyl dehydrogenase gives MEEFDFLVVGSGSGLDVANVAANQGQSVAVVEKGPLGGTCLNRGCIPSKQLLYHADVMETVERAGEFDIDASVDGVDFAKIVREVNADVAEDADSIRRGLESSPQHELVRGTGRFVDDRTVEIVDGDDEGTTLRADTVLVAAGTRPGIPDVDGIDAVDYLTSTEALQLETPPDHLVIVGGGYIAAELGHFFGTFGSEVTIVGRRPNLLPEADEAVAEAFTERYADRFTVHTGHAATAVSEDDDGQLTLEARPYEYGPDGGVDEEAEPVRVTGDELLVAAGRVPNTDILHVDATGVAVDDAGFVETDEYLRTTAEGVWALGDIVGEYLLKHSANHEARTVARNVFGGELEPVDYTAIPFAVFASPEVAGVGALEQDLRAEGQEYATNTYRYENTARGDAMHAEGFVKVIVDLDGEILGCHVIGPEAATLVQEVVVAMTAGSGTVADIRNAVHIHPALPEVVQRAFSGQFSQAGHDHGHDHH, from the coding sequence ATGGAGGAGTTCGACTTTCTCGTCGTCGGGTCCGGCTCCGGGCTCGACGTGGCGAACGTGGCAGCGAACCAGGGGCAGTCGGTCGCGGTCGTCGAGAAGGGGCCGCTCGGTGGCACCTGTCTGAACCGCGGCTGCATCCCCTCGAAGCAACTGCTGTACCACGCCGACGTGATGGAGACCGTCGAGCGGGCCGGCGAGTTCGACATCGATGCCTCCGTCGACGGCGTGGACTTCGCGAAGATCGTCCGCGAGGTGAACGCGGACGTCGCCGAGGACGCCGACTCCATCCGACGCGGGCTGGAGTCCTCGCCACAGCACGAGCTCGTCCGGGGAACCGGACGGTTCGTCGACGACCGCACGGTCGAGATCGTCGACGGGGACGACGAGGGCACGACACTCCGTGCCGACACCGTCCTGGTCGCGGCGGGGACGCGCCCTGGAATCCCCGACGTCGACGGTATCGACGCCGTCGACTACCTGACGAGCACCGAGGCGCTGCAGCTGGAGACGCCGCCCGACCACCTGGTCATCGTCGGCGGCGGCTACATCGCCGCGGAGCTCGGGCACTTCTTCGGGACGTTCGGGAGCGAGGTTACCATCGTCGGGAGGCGACCGAACCTCCTGCCCGAGGCCGACGAGGCAGTCGCAGAAGCGTTCACCGAGCGGTACGCGGACCGCTTCACCGTCCACACCGGGCACGCGGCGACGGCGGTGTCCGAGGACGACGACGGCCAGCTGACCCTCGAGGCACGCCCGTACGAGTACGGCCCGGACGGCGGCGTCGACGAAGAGGCGGAGCCGGTCCGGGTCACCGGCGACGAGCTGCTGGTCGCGGCGGGGCGCGTCCCGAACACCGACATCCTGCACGTCGACGCGACGGGCGTCGCGGTCGACGACGCCGGCTTCGTCGAGACCGACGAGTACCTGCGGACGACCGCCGAGGGCGTCTGGGCGCTCGGCGACATCGTCGGCGAGTACCTCCTGAAACACAGCGCGAACCACGAGGCCCGCACCGTCGCACGGAACGTCTTCGGCGGCGAGCTCGAACCGGTCGACTACACCGCGATACCGTTCGCCGTCTTCGCCTCGCCCGAGGTGGCCGGCGTCGGCGCACTGGAGCAGGACCTGCGGGCCGAGGGCCAGGAGTACGCGACGAACACGTATCGATACGAGAACACCGCCCGCGGCGACGCGATGCACGCCGAGGGGTTCGTGAAGGTCATCGTCGACCTCGACGGCGAGATACTGGGCTGTCACGTCATCGGCCCCGAGGCCGCCACGCTCGTCCAGGAGGTCGTCGTCGCGATGACGGCCGGGAGCGGTACGGTGGCCGACATCCGGAACGCCGTCCACATCCACCCGGCGCTGCCGGAGGTCGTCCAGCGGGCCTTCTCCGGGCAGTTCTCGCAGGCGGGCCACGACCACGGGCACGACCACCACTGA
- a CDS encoding GIDE domain-containing protein: MASITTGLVFLVVALIPTYLFVQARGATQAVGSTERVSTATVTDGTVAVSGTVEAGPAGVLTHPVTGADALAVRWDVDERDVDEDAVAEVDDSGRQTVPFRLVDDDGAVDVDPTGADLHLSTTHGETFVDQMRTPGEQATTFIDCVQENERRSHDAGTTQVHNTPINEARVHGVDDLHYQSRALQPGDTGYVLGYAQQNDDGTDTIGDGGGEFIVSDMTRDELTADLGTNQWLLVGVALLFYAIAVYVGFLA; the protein is encoded by the coding sequence ATGGCTTCGATCACCACGGGGCTGGTCTTCCTCGTCGTCGCACTGATCCCGACCTACCTGTTCGTCCAGGCGAGAGGGGCCACACAGGCAGTCGGGTCGACCGAGCGGGTCTCGACGGCGACAGTGACCGACGGCACTGTCGCGGTGTCCGGAACGGTCGAGGCAGGGCCCGCCGGTGTGCTCACCCACCCGGTTACCGGTGCAGACGCGCTCGCGGTCCGGTGGGACGTCGACGAACGCGACGTCGACGAGGACGCGGTCGCCGAGGTGGACGACAGCGGCCGCCAGACCGTCCCCTTCCGACTCGTCGACGACGACGGCGCGGTCGACGTCGACCCCACGGGAGCCGACCTCCACCTCTCGACGACCCACGGCGAGACGTTCGTCGACCAGATGCGAACCCCCGGCGAACAGGCCACGACGTTCATCGACTGCGTGCAGGAGAACGAACGCCGGAGCCACGACGCCGGCACCACACAGGTCCACAACACCCCCATCAACGAGGCCCGAGTCCACGGCGTCGACGACCTCCACTACCAGAGCCGAGCACTCCAGCCCGGCGACACCGGCTACGTCCTCGGGTACGCCCAACAGAACGACGACGGCACCGACACCATCGGCGACGGCGGCGGGGAGTTCATCGTCTCCGACATGACCCGGGACGAACTCACCGCGGACCTCGGAACCAACCAGTGGCTCCTCGTCGGCGTCGCCCTGCTGTTCTACGCGATCGCGGTGTACGTGGGCTTCCTCGCCTGA
- a CDS encoding HAD family hydrolase, translating to METGPAAVTLDLDDTLCRYDRSTADLLALAFDRADVEPFFTAAEFAATIPTVTGESPLDLRRKCFRAIAAEQGQPERVADRVAEAYPERDPTAVSFLPGAREALDSLADHHRLALVSNGEPSHQRAKLETLAISGAFETTVFGTPETGVKPDPEPFYRVLDALGVQSERAVHVGNSLASDVVGAQAAGIAAVWLREDGSADDETVPEYVVDDLAELHGRPFPWEQG from the coding sequence ATGGAGACCGGCCCCGCCGCAGTCACCCTCGACCTGGACGACACGCTCTGTCGGTACGACCGCTCGACCGCGGACCTGCTCGCACTCGCCTTCGACCGGGCCGACGTCGAGCCCTTCTTCACCGCCGCCGAGTTCGCGGCGACGATTCCGACCGTCACCGGCGAGAGTCCGCTCGACCTGCGTCGGAAGTGCTTTCGAGCCATCGCCGCGGAGCAGGGGCAGCCGGAGCGCGTCGCCGACCGGGTCGCCGAGGCGTACCCGGAGCGTGACCCGACCGCGGTCTCGTTCCTGCCCGGCGCTCGCGAGGCGCTCGACTCGCTCGCCGACCACCATCGGCTCGCGCTCGTCTCCAACGGCGAGCCGTCCCACCAGCGAGCCAAGCTCGAGACGCTCGCTATCAGCGGTGCGTTCGAGACGACGGTGTTCGGGACGCCCGAGACCGGCGTCAAACCCGACCCGGAACCGTTCTACCGTGTGTTGGACGCGCTGGGCGTGCAGTCGGAGCGAGCAGTTCACGTCGGGAACTCGCTCGCCTCCGACGTCGTGGGCGCCCAGGCCGCGGGGATAGCCGCGGTGTGGCTCCGTGAGGACGGTTCGGCTGACGACGAGACGGTACCGGAGTACGTCGTCGACGACCTCGCCGAACTGCACGGGCGGCCGTTCCCGTGGGAGCAGGGGTGA
- a CDS encoding acetolactate synthase large subunit produces the protein MKASDLLVECLEAEGVEYVFGLPGEELEDLLFSLRESDVAFIPVRHEQGAAFMADVHGRLTGEAGVCLSTLGPGATNLITGVADAHLDKSPLVAITGQGGLERLHQESHQALDIVHMFEPVVKWNTQIPDAEIVPESVRKAFKLAEYEKPGATHIEFPEDVAGESIDAEPLPARPRVRRADPDEASLERAVGLLDEAADPLVLAGNGTVRTATATRLHELVDHAGFPVVATYMGKGAVSDRLDASLMTLDSGPEGEASMAIERADCVLAVGYDIAEHDPQSWNPDLDKRIVHVDHEPAEVYQHYNPDVEIVADISTVLRELRRRLEPSTVPSWCRDLRERIVADVQREPAADEPFSVERTLPLLRAAMADEDVLISDVGSHKMAIAQSFPTYEPNTCIISNGLASMGIAVPGGVAADLAVDSNVVVATGDGGFLMNAAEIETATRLDLGFTIVVFTDDDYGLISEKQVAHTGEHFGTELTNPDFVEFAESFGIAGYRPETWAEVEEVLREAVPADELSLVEIPLP, from the coding sequence ATGAAGGCCTCGGACCTGCTCGTCGAGTGCCTCGAAGCCGAGGGTGTCGAGTACGTCTTCGGGCTCCCCGGCGAGGAGCTGGAGGACCTGCTGTTCTCGCTCCGGGAGTCGGACGTGGCGTTCATCCCGGTGCGCCACGAGCAGGGCGCGGCGTTCATGGCCGACGTCCACGGCCGGCTGACTGGCGAGGCCGGGGTCTGTCTCTCGACGCTTGGGCCGGGCGCGACGAACCTCATCACGGGCGTCGCCGACGCCCACCTGGACAAGTCGCCGCTGGTCGCCATCACGGGCCAGGGCGGGCTCGAGCGCCTCCACCAGGAGAGCCACCAGGCACTCGACATCGTCCACATGTTCGAGCCCGTCGTGAAGTGGAACACGCAGATCCCCGACGCGGAGATCGTCCCGGAGTCGGTCCGCAAGGCGTTCAAGCTCGCGGAGTACGAGAAGCCCGGTGCGACCCACATCGAGTTCCCGGAGGACGTCGCGGGCGAGTCCATCGACGCCGAGCCGCTCCCCGCCCGCCCTCGCGTCCGCAGGGCCGACCCCGACGAGGCGTCGCTCGAACGGGCCGTCGGGCTCCTCGACGAGGCCGCCGACCCACTCGTACTGGCCGGGAACGGCACCGTCCGGACCGCGACGGCCACCCGCCTGCACGAGCTGGTCGACCACGCCGGGTTCCCCGTCGTCGCGACGTACATGGGGAAGGGCGCGGTCTCGGACCGACTCGACGCCTCGCTGATGACGCTCGACTCGGGGCCGGAGGGGGAGGCCTCGATGGCCATCGAGCGGGCCGACTGCGTGCTCGCGGTCGGCTACGACATCGCCGAACACGACCCGCAGTCGTGGAACCCCGACCTCGACAAGCGGATCGTCCACGTCGACCACGAACCCGCCGAGGTGTACCAGCACTACAACCCGGACGTCGAGATCGTCGCCGACATCTCGACCGTGCTCCGCGAACTGCGCCGACGGCTCGAGCCGTCGACCGTCCCCTCGTGGTGTCGTGACCTCCGCGAGCGCATCGTCGCGGACGTGCAACGGGAACCCGCGGCCGACGAACCGTTCTCCGTCGAGCGGACACTCCCCCTGCTCCGTGCGGCGATGGCCGACGAGGACGTGCTCATCTCGGACGTCGGGAGCCACAAGATGGCCATCGCGCAGTCGTTCCCGACGTACGAGCCGAACACCTGCATCATCTCGAACGGGCTGGCGAGCATGGGCATCGCCGTCCCGGGCGGGGTCGCAGCCGACCTCGCGGTCGACTCGAACGTCGTCGTCGCCACGGGCGACGGCGGGTTCCTGATGAACGCCGCCGAGATCGAGACGGCGACCCGGCTCGACCTCGGGTTCACCATCGTCGTGTTCACCGACGACGACTACGGCCTCATCTCCGAGAAGCAGGTCGCCCACACCGGCGAGCACTTCGGCACCGAGCTGACGAACCCCGACTTCGTCGAGTTCGCCGAGAGCTTCGGTATCGCGGGCTACCGGCCCGAGACGTGGGCCGAGGTCGAGGAGGTGCTCAGGGAGGCCGTCCCCGCGGACGAGCTGTCGCTGGTCGAGATTCCGCTCCCGTAG
- a CDS encoding winged helix-turn-helix domain-containing protein gives MTEFDPAPEADTTERRWQEGTDTFGRVYEVALGVTDPTPYTEIAEIADCSPNAAKKHLERLTEMGIVRADRESRPARYERNEGYLEWQDASRIADELAVEEIIDRVERLEERREEYEEQFGTTDPTAVSVFDQEEHDTVHERMAAVSDWQGVLRDIRLYELARQLAQNDGHLIPA, from the coding sequence ATGACCGAGTTCGATCCAGCCCCGGAAGCTGACACCACCGAGCGACGGTGGCAGGAGGGGACGGACACGTTCGGACGCGTCTACGAGGTCGCTCTCGGCGTCACAGACCCGACGCCGTACACCGAGATAGCCGAGATAGCTGACTGCTCACCGAACGCCGCGAAGAAACACCTCGAACGCCTCACCGAGATGGGTATCGTCCGCGCGGACAGGGAAAGTCGGCCCGCACGGTACGAACGGAACGAAGGGTACCTCGAGTGGCAGGACGCTAGTCGAATCGCGGATGAGCTCGCCGTCGAGGAGATCATCGACCGCGTCGAGCGACTGGAAGAACGGCGCGAGGAATACGAGGAGCAGTTCGGCACGACTGATCCAACAGCTGTGTCCGTGTTCGACCAGGAGGAGCATGACACGGTTCACGAACGGATGGCCGCGGTCAGCGACTGGCAAGGCGTACTTCGCGACATTCGGCTGTACGAACTCGCTCGCCAGCTCGCACAGAACGACGGCCACCTGATTCCCGCGTAG
- a CDS encoding EamA family transporter, translated as MVVDADVTVYLLALLPAVIWGFTPVLDKRGMSADGTALQAALTVVVVDLSLFLLALLALRGPDLLAGLDPAIAGLFLFAGATGTALGRLAIFVGVDRVGASINSAVVSARPLFGAAFALGLLGEPVTATTAVGIVVLVVGLVVLSLAKGGDLAGWEPRDLVFPLGSGALFAFGNVLRRFGLEDGGATVLQAVALNEAGALLVFLAYASVRGTEGFRSADRSSYGYFAVSGCLTAIALLSLFGALALPAGRVAIVESLASTAPLFTTVFAYFLLRDLERVTRGVVLGAVLVVIGAALVTLGPGAVGV; from the coding sequence ATGGTCGTCGACGCCGACGTCACGGTGTACCTCCTGGCGCTCCTCCCGGCCGTCATCTGGGGGTTCACCCCCGTCCTCGACAAGCGCGGGATGTCCGCCGACGGCACCGCGCTGCAGGCGGCGCTCACCGTGGTCGTCGTCGACCTCTCGCTGTTCCTCCTCGCGCTGCTCGCACTCCGCGGCCCCGACCTCCTCGCGGGATTGGACCCCGCCATCGCCGGACTGTTCCTCTTCGCCGGCGCGACCGGCACCGCACTCGGCCGGCTCGCCATCTTCGTCGGCGTCGACCGCGTCGGCGCGAGCATCAACAGCGCGGTCGTGAGCGCCCGCCCCCTGTTCGGGGCCGCGTTCGCCCTCGGCCTCCTCGGCGAGCCGGTCACGGCCACCACCGCGGTCGGCATCGTCGTGCTCGTCGTCGGCCTCGTCGTCCTCAGCCTCGCGAAGGGCGGCGACCTCGCCGGCTGGGAGCCCCGCGACCTCGTGTTCCCCCTCGGCTCGGGCGCGCTGTTCGCCTTCGGGAACGTCCTCCGACGGTTCGGGCTGGAGGACGGCGGCGCGACCGTGCTCCAGGCCGTCGCACTCAACGAGGCCGGCGCACTCCTCGTCTTCCTCGCCTACGCGTCGGTCAGGGGAACCGAGGGCTTCCGCTCGGCCGACCGCAGCTCCTACGGCTACTTCGCTGTGAGTGGGTGTTTGACCGCTATTGCGCTTCTCTCGCTGTTCGGCGCGCTCGCGCTGCCGGCCGGCCGCGTCGCCATCGTCGAGTCGCTGGCGTCGACGGCACCGCTCTTTACGACCGTCTTCGCGTACTTCCTCCTCAGAGATCTGGAACGCGTGACTCGCGGCGTCGTGCTGGGGGCCGTGCTGGTAGTGATCGGCGCTGCGCTCGTGACGTTGGGGCCCGGAGCCGTCGGCGTGTGA
- a CDS encoding PKD domain-containing protein — MVTFSVLLVAAMLAAASVAVVGVAGASDSSPAPDCSTVSWTTQTVSGETYYEVDSLETLQCIESQGLDSNYILTDSIDASETATWNGGSGFDPIGDENNEFTGTFDGNDHTISGLTIDRGGTYSVGLFSEVASGGTITAVGLEGGSVTGARRTGQLAGFNDGTVEDSHATGEVSGTERVGGLVGRSDGTIRRSYASGEPTRGTDWIGGLVGFNRGTVDRSFAARAVVGEGGGFDGASAGGLVGASTGTIADSYATGTVTASWFVGGLLGSYQADDGGTTRRSYATGALSIDDETQGIGGLVGGSAVSDTTVENAYWDVGTTNEASVSGQSIGTVTGVSGFGSTADTAPAPEMQGASAETNMPALDFTSTWETVESEDPDAAMDGYPILQGLDRTAQLRAQGNTPDTAPTATDCADLSWTTREITGATYYEVDSLYKLQCIEQQGLGNDYVLTGDIDAGPTAGWNGGSGFEPLGDSDTGFTGTFDGDGYTISGLTIDRPGTEDVGLFGYVGSAGTIANVTLEGNVTGQLRVGQLVGLNDGTIEASAATGLTNGYRNVGGLVGRSDGAIRRSAATGQRTSETKAAGGLVGQSFGTIDRSYATGDVDADTLAGGLVGHNEGTIADSYATGTVTAGYTAGGLVGKNTGADPSGIGLGTVRRSYATGTVTATEGDAEAGGLAGRNERPDGDGTIENSYWDVGTTGQECAGGDGGILTDNAGFGSVGDSTPAANATGDAVYDTMPALDFDATWTVTSDYPRLQWEGVDTLVVESLGATDPAVGENGTGSITVTATDSEGGPVEGATIEVTNADGLPGLSGEAVTDANGQATFPFTAGMPDDHAPEFAWKYDDEVGETVATPSSVTVLDAPDVDSITRTSASPTSADGVDFDVTFSESVVGVTADDFVATQAGGDVSGTVSAVTGSGSTYTVTVDSITGDGDLRLDVTDDDSITSDGTGVELGGAGTTGAGDGGFTGGETVVIDNTAPTADAGSDRAVDEGTTVTFDASNSSDDDAIASFEWAFGDGSANATGATPTHTYDDAGDYTVTLAVTDASGNTATETVTVAVQRDDDDGAAPDNWNAIPTANADSYSLSAGARLDVATGDGLLANDSDLDGAVSDLTVSVVDGPTDGSLDLGSDGSFTYTPDDGFTGTDSFTYAVSDLAGATDSATVTLVVDDGVERTVFEDPETIRRLLELPANTTPTYAERVAVSAEQSGSPSVTFTSNSTVSSVRFGADTEAGGNLTVTVFATNASLPDGVPGRVLVPLRLTGSQAVENASATVRMRVPRAELRAAGANASAVRVAHHAGGVWELLDATVVDETDDSVTVEVTTTGFSPFAVTAVGTPEATFSALPVAVTAGDELALDASESSTPYGHLTSYEWSVAGRERSGETTTVTLDEPGEYTVALTVTNDAGRTATATEAVTVEESAPSTETPTATGTPTAGGMPTETAGGTPSSTSSSEDGGTPVETTTDAAETTPNGSGGLGLGPAGSIVAILALSVLAARRR, encoded by the coding sequence GTGGTCACGTTCTCGGTGCTGCTGGTTGCGGCGATGCTCGCGGCCGCGTCCGTCGCCGTCGTCGGCGTCGCTGGCGCATCCGACAGCTCGCCGGCACCGGACTGTAGTACGGTCTCGTGGACGACACAGACCGTCTCTGGGGAGACGTACTACGAGGTCGACAGCCTGGAGACGCTCCAGTGCATCGAGAGCCAGGGGCTCGACAGCAACTACATCCTGACCGACAGTATCGACGCGAGCGAGACCGCGACCTGGAACGGCGGGAGCGGGTTCGACCCGATCGGCGACGAGAACAACGAGTTCACCGGGACCTTCGACGGCAACGATCACACGATCTCGGGACTGACCATCGACCGGGGTGGGACGTACTCCGTTGGCCTGTTCAGTGAGGTTGCGTCGGGCGGAACGATCACGGCGGTTGGTCTCGAAGGTGGGTCCGTCACCGGCGCGAGAAGGACCGGACAGCTCGCCGGGTTCAACGATGGGACGGTCGAGGACTCCCACGCGACTGGCGAAGTCTCCGGGACCGAGCGGGTCGGCGGCCTGGTGGGCCGAAGCGATGGGACGATTCGTCGCTCCTACGCGAGCGGGGAACCCACTCGTGGTACCGATTGGATCGGCGGACTGGTCGGTTTCAATCGGGGGACGGTCGATCGCTCCTTCGCTGCACGCGCCGTCGTCGGAGAGGGGGGCGGTTTCGATGGCGCTTCTGCCGGCGGGCTCGTCGGGGCCTCCACGGGAACGATAGCGGATTCCTACGCCACTGGCACGGTAACTGCAAGCTGGTTCGTCGGTGGACTGCTCGGGTCGTACCAGGCGGACGACGGGGGGACGACGCGGCGGTCCTACGCCACTGGAGCCCTCAGTATCGACGACGAGACCCAGGGGATCGGTGGCCTCGTCGGTGGTTCCGCTGTTAGTGATACCACCGTGGAAAACGCCTACTGGGACGTGGGAACGACGAACGAGGCGAGCGTCAGTGGGCAGTCGATCGGGACGGTGACCGGCGTCAGCGGCTTCGGGTCGACGGCCGACACCGCGCCCGCCCCCGAGATGCAGGGGGCGAGTGCGGAGACGAACATGCCCGCCCTCGACTTCACGAGCACGTGGGAGACGGTCGAGAGCGAGGACCCGGACGCGGCGATGGACGGCTATCCGATACTACAGGGACTCGACCGGACCGCACAGCTGCGAGCGCAGGGCAACACGCCGGACACTGCACCGACGGCGACGGACTGCGCCGACCTCTCCTGGACGACACGGGAGATCACGGGCGCGACGTACTACGAGGTCGACAGCCTGTACAAACTCCAGTGTATCGAGCAGCAGGGACTGGGGAACGACTACGTGCTGACCGGAGACATCGACGCGGGTCCGACGGCCGGGTGGAACGGCGGCAGCGGGTTCGAGCCGCTCGGTGACTCCGATACCGGATTCACGGGCACCTTCGACGGCGACGGCTACACGATCTCGGGACTGACCATCGACCGACCGGGGACGGAGGACGTCGGTCTGTTCGGTTACGTCGGTTCGGCGGGGACGATAGCGAACGTCACGCTTGAGGGCAACGTCACCGGACAGCTCCGGGTTGGACAGCTAGTCGGTCTTAATGATGGGACGATCGAAGCTTCCGCTGCCACAGGTCTCACCAACGGGTACAGGAACGTTGGCGGACTGGTCGGCCGTAGCGATGGGGCGATTCGTCGCTCCGCCGCCACTGGGCAACGTACTAGTGAAACTAAGGCCGCTGGGGGGCTGGTCGGCCAAAGCTTCGGGACGATCGACCGTTCCTACGCCACTGGAGACGTCGACGCAGACACGCTTGCTGGCGGGCTGGTCGGCCACAACGAGGGGACGATAGCGGATTCCTACGCCACCGGAACGGTCACCGCAGGGTACACTGCCGGTGGGCTGGTCGGGAAGAACACCGGTGCGGATCCTAGTGGTATTGGTCTCGGGACAGTCAGGCGCTCCTACGCCACCGGGACCGTCACTGCCACTGAAGGCGACGCGGAGGCCGGTGGGTTGGCTGGTCGCAACGAGCGACCGGACGGCGACGGCACTATCGAGAACTCCTACTGGGACGTGGGAACGACGGGTCAGGAATGCGCGGGCGGAGACGGTGGTATCCTAACCGACAACGCTGGTTTCGGTTCGGTGGGCGATAGCACCCCGGCGGCGAACGCCACGGGCGACGCCGTCTACGACACCATGCCCGCGCTGGATTTCGACGCGACGTGGACCGTCACCAGCGACTATCCCCGCCTCCAGTGGGAGGGCGTCGACACACTCGTCGTCGAGTCGCTCGGTGCCACGGACCCAGCTGTCGGTGAGAACGGGACCGGGAGCATCACGGTGACGGCGACGGACAGCGAGGGGGGTCCCGTCGAGGGCGCGACCATCGAGGTGACGAACGCCGACGGTCTCCCGGGACTCTCCGGCGAGGCGGTCACCGACGCGAACGGGCAGGCGACGTTCCCGTTCACCGCGGGGATGCCGGACGACCACGCCCCGGAGTTCGCCTGGAAGTACGACGACGAAGTCGGCGAGACCGTCGCGACGCCGTCGTCCGTCACCGTCCTCGACGCGCCGGACGTCGACTCTATCACGCGGACCAGTGCGAGTCCGACCAGCGCCGACGGCGTCGACTTCGACGTGACGTTCTCCGAGAGCGTCGTCGGTGTCACGGCGGACGACTTCGTCGCGACGCAGGCGGGCGGTGACGTGTCCGGGACCGTCTCGGCCGTAACTGGGTCCGGGAGCACGTACACCGTCACCGTCGACTCCATCACCGGCGACGGCGACCTCCGTCTCGACGTGACCGACGACGACAGCATCACGAGCGACGGGACCGGCGTCGAACTGGGCGGTGCGGGGACGACCGGGGCGGGCGACGGTGGGTTCACCGGTGGCGAGACGGTCGTCATCGACAACACGGCCCCGACCGCGGACGCTGGTTCCGACCGGGCCGTCGACGAGGGAACGACGGTGACGTTCGATGCCTCGAACTCCTCGGACGACGACGCGATCGCGTCCTTCGAGTGGGCCTTCGGCGACGGCTCGGCGAACGCGACCGGCGCGACGCCGACGCACACGTACGACGACGCCGGCGACTACACGGTCACCCTGGCCGTCACCGACGCGAGCGGCAACACTGCCACCGAGACGGTGACCGTGGCGGTCCAGCGGGACGACGACGACGGCGCTGCCCCGGACAACTGGAACGCCATCCCGACCGCGAACGCCGACTCGTACAGCCTGTCGGCGGGAGCACGCCTCGACGTGGCGACCGGGGATGGACTGCTGGCGAACGACAGCGACCTCGACGGCGCGGTGAGCGACCTCACCGTCTCGGTCGTGGACGGCCCGACCGACGGCTCGCTCGACCTCGGCTCCGATGGGTCGTTCACGTACACGCCCGACGACGGCTTCACCGGCACGGACTCGTTCACCTACGCAGTGTCCGACCTGGCGGGCGCGACCGACAGTGCGACGGTCACACTCGTCGTCGACGATGGAGTCGAACGGACCGTGTTCGAGGACCCGGAGACGATCCGCCGGCTCCTCGAACTGCCGGCGAACACGACCCCGACGTACGCGGAACGAGTAGCGGTGTCGGCGGAGCAGTCGGGCTCCCCGTCCGTCACCTTCACGTCGAACTCGACCGTCTCCTCGGTTCGGTTCGGGGCAGACACCGAGGCGGGCGGCAACCTCACCGTGACGGTGTTCGCCACGAACGCCTCGCTCCCCGACGGCGTCCCCGGACGGGTGCTCGTGCCGCTCCGGCTCACCGGCTCGCAGGCGGTCGAGAACGCGTCCGCGACCGTCCGGATGCGAGTCCCACGGGCCGAGCTCCGGGCGGCCGGTGCGAACGCATCCGCAGTCCGGGTCGCACACCACGCCGGGGGCGTGTGGGAGCTGCTGGACGCGACCGTCGTCGACGAGACCGACGATTCGGTGACCGTCGAGGTCACGACGACCGGCTTCTCGCCGTTCGCGGTGACCGCGGTCGGGACCCCCGAGGCGACGTTCTCGGCGCTCCCGGTCGCGGTGACGGCCGGCGACGAACTCGCGCTCGATGCGAGCGAGTCGTCGACGCCGTACGGGCACCTCACGAGCTACGAGTGGTCGGTCGCTGGACGGGAACGGTCCGGCGAGACCACGACGGTCACGCTCGACGAGCCGGGCGAGTACACGGTCGCGCTGACGGTGACGAACGACGCCGGTCGCACGGCCACCGCGACGGAGGCGGTGACCGTCGAGGAGTCAGCACCCTCGACGGAGACGCCGACCGCTACTGGCACGCCGACCGCGGGTGGGATGCCGACCGAGACAGCTGGCGGGACGCCCTCCTCGACAAGTTCGTCGGAGGACGGTGGGACACCGGTCGAGACGACTACCGATGCGGCCGAAACCACACCGAACGGGTCGGGCGGGCTCGGCCTCGGCCCCGCCGGCTCCATCGTGGCGATACTGGCGCTCTCGGTCCTCGCGGCACGGCGTCGCTGA